A window from Bacteroidia bacterium encodes these proteins:
- a CDS encoding T9SS type A sorting domain-containing protein, producing the protein MKCILLGQGGEVFQANPWYDPTGATSDYFNQCAGVSVGVPSNALGVEPARTGGAYCGFYTWRVLTSNYREYIQVKLNDTLEWGKKYYVAFYVSHAENTTYATNRMGAYFSQTPVNITGPGLVLSYPPQIESDSASPVQNNIGWRLIEDTLFAIGGELYITIGNFYADSLTDTLFVGGPGISAAYYYIDDVSVTDIGWVGLDENAPKMKFDLFPNPNDGKMVLNYSVMKDADLSITDITGKVVCTYVLSSELSSLSIDCSTLQNGVYLYSVTAESGKIFTGKILVIK; encoded by the coding sequence TTGAAGTGTATACTGCTTGGCCAGGGGGGGGAAGTGTTTCAAGCAAACCCATGGTATGACCCAACTGGTGCTACATCCGATTATTTCAATCAATGTGCCGGTGTCTCAGTCGGAGTCCCAAGTAATGCATTAGGTGTTGAACCCGCAAGAACCGGAGGTGCATACTGTGGCTTTTATACTTGGAGAGTATTGACATCCAACTACAGAGAATATATTCAGGTGAAATTAAATGACACATTAGAGTGGGGGAAAAAATATTATGTGGCATTTTACGTTAGCCATGCTGAGAATACAACTTATGCAACAAACAGAATGGGTGCCTATTTTTCTCAAACTCCGGTAAACATCACGGGCCCGGGGCTTGTTCTTTCTTATCCTCCACAAATAGAAAGCGATTCTGCTAGCCCCGTGCAAAATAATATTGGCTGGAGATTAATTGAAGATACTTTGTTTGCAATAGGAGGAGAACTGTACATTACAATTGGTAACTTTTATGCTGATTCTCTTACCGACACTCTGTTCGTTGGTGGTCCCGGAATTAGTGCTGCATATTACTATATCGACGACGTGTCAGTAACCGACATAGGATGGGTAGGTCTCGACGAAAATGCTCCAAAAATGAAATTTGATCTCTTCCCTAATCCTAATGATGGCAAGATGGTACTGAACTATTCCGTTATGAAAGATGCAGATCTTAGCATCACTGATATAACTGGAAAAGTAGTATGTACTTATGTCTTATCCTCAGAATTATCGAGCCTGAGTATAGACTGCTCAACGCTTCAAAATGGCGTATATTTGTATAGTGTAACTGCCGAAAGCGGCAAAATATTTACAGGTAAGATTCTAGTAATCAAATAG